Proteins encoded in a region of the Zea mays cultivar B73 chromosome 2, Zm-B73-REFERENCE-NAM-5.0, whole genome shotgun sequence genome:
- the LOC111590816 gene encoding uncharacterized protein has product MAENNSNTPFRPPAASPNSGNQIFPPPLWDPQMWQAQGLDPTQPPLFSNPTSHMTNPNWSQGHNDPSPYTFRSPWNPYFGMTNPGGPPTQTSFGQPQLVPPIPCPQVSTHVPNQTDPINFESEAEHSVQEVNSPTKPSDTPGTFRRTKEQNFKPDEDLLLCKTWLEISSDPVISTGQRKEGLWARIEKRYNDLRGEFPLRLNRALSSRWDKIRAETGKFAGFYARVLRENQSGLTDNDKTSKAATLYATSQKKPFHFMHCWTRLKNEPKWDAMVHGSPWRGTAGTEPARSLTPTGSVNEVEYDEGGSRGKRPLGRDSAKASRKKSMSSSSQSTDYLSRIHDMQVARFKQSEEKSDLKQQNIEFMKEVELKKLEVQSKEIQVQEKN; this is encoded by the exons ATGGCTGAGAACAACTCAAATACACCTTTTCGACCACCTGCTGCCAGCCCCAATTCAGGTAACCAAATCTTCCCCCCACCCCTGTGGGATCCTCAGATGTGGCAGGCCCAAGGTTTGGACCCAACACAGCCTCCTCTGTTTAGTAATCCTACATCCCATATGACCAATCCTAACTGGTCCCAGGGACATAATGACCCATCTCCATATACCTTTCGTAGTCCATGGAACCCATATTTTGGTATGACGAATCCTGGGGGTCCTCCTACACAAACATCTTTCGGTCAACCTCAGCTGGTACCACCCATTCCATGTCCACAGGTTTCCACCCATGTTCCAAACCAGACTGACCCTATAAATTTTGAATCGGAAGCAGAACACAGTGTCCAGGAAGTTAACAGCCCTACCAAACCTTCTGATACACCTGGGACTTTTAGGAGGACAAAGGAACAGAACTTCAAACCTGATGAAGACCTGTTGCTTTGCAAAACATGGCTAGAGATTAGTAGTGACCCAGTTATTAGCACAGGGCAGAGGAAGGAGGGTTTGTGGGCTAGAATTGAGAAAAGGTACAATGACCTTAGAGGTGAGTTTCCTTTGAGGCTGAATAGGGCTCTCAGCAGCAGGTGGGACAAAATAAGAGCAGAAACAGGAAAATTTGCCGGATTCTATGCTAGAGTCCTAAGGGAAAACCAGAGTGGCCTCACAGATAACGATAAG ACATCGAAAGCTGCAACTCTTTATGCAACCTCACAGAAAAAGCCATTTCATTTCATGCATTGCTGGACGCGCCTTAAAAACGAACCGAAATGGGATGCCATGGTTCATGGAAGCCCCTGGAGAGGCACTGCGGGGACGGAGCCAGCCCGTAGTCTTACACCTACAGGCTCTGTTAATGAAGTTGAATATGATGAAGGTGGTTCAAGAGGGAAGAGACCATTAGGACGTGACTCCGCGAAAGCTTCAAGGAAGAAGTCAATGTCCAGTTCATCTCAGTCTACTGACTACCTTTCAAGAATCCATGACATGCAAGTAGCAAGATTCAAGCAAAGTGAAGAAAAATCAGACCTAAAGCAGCAGAACATTGAGTTCATGAAGGAAGTTGAACTGAAGAAGTTGGAGGTTCAATCCAAGGAAATACAAGTACAGGAAAAAAATTGA